A region of the Oceanihabitans sp. IOP_32 genome:
TTCCATGTTCAGCTTGGTTTTCCGATTCTTAAGGTAGTGTAATTTAAACTCTGTTCAATTCATTTTTTAAATGAATTGAATTAAAGTAGGTTTTTATCTTTTAATGATTTTTTCAGCTCATTATGATTTTCCCAGAATCTATCTCTAATTTTTTGAATAACTTCATCATATGCTGGATGACTTTTTAAAGTTTTCATTAAGGGATCTTCTTCAAGAAACAACAAAACCCAATATTGATAATTATTTTTTGTAGCAAATAGCTTTAATTGCTCAATAGCAAGATTTGGATTTTCTTCGTGTAAGTATTTCATGGCCAAACTAGCTGGCTGGTATATAGATTGGTCATTTTTACAATATTCGGCATATGCTTTGTAAAAATCTTCAGCACTTTCATGTAAGCCCATTTTATCGTATACCAATCCAATTTTTAAATTTTCTTGTGGATACATGCTTAACCCATTATTTTCCTTGATTTTTACAAATTTATCATAGTAATAAAACGCACGATCATACTTTTCTTGGAAATAATAAAATTTGCCCACTTCCTGCATAATATCTAAACGTGTTGTATCTTTTTTCCATTCGTTCTCTAATGCATTTGTAGCCCTTTCTATATTTTGATGCTGAGCGTATTGGATAAATACGTTTAAAAAAGGTGCATAATAATTCTCTGGATTATTATCTAAAGATAAATCTATGTACTTCTTTGCTTCATTTGTAAAACCATTTTGAACAAAGGCATTACTTAAAGCCAAATACATATAGCTTTTGCTTATTGAATCGTTTGTTTCAATATCAAGCTGTAAACCTTTTAAGGCGTACTGCAAATATTTACCTGTATCCGGAATTGCTCGCGAATACAAATCGGCAAGTATTTGAACCACAGAAGACGAATTGGGATTATATTCTAAAGCTTTTTTTAAATGTGGTACAGCCAATCGATATTCATTAACATTAATGTAGTAAAGAGCTTTTGCAATTAAACTTTTGGCAGATCTGGAATCATAAAGCAATGCCTTATCTGCATTATTGTTGATAATATCTGTGTGTTTTTTTTCGGCTTGGTTTAAGTCCAAATAATAGTATGCAATCGCAATATCAGAATATGCGAGCGCAAATTCATGGTCTTGGTCTATCGCTTTTTCAAATAAAATAATAGCAGCTTCCAAGCCCTCCTTAGTTTCTTCTTGCAATCGATCAAGCCCTTTTAAGTAATAATCATAGGCTAGTAAGTTTTCTGTTGGTTTTTTATCAATTTGTTGTAATTCTGCTGGTGTAACTGTTGCCTTTATCGCTTCTGTAATCTTTTTGGCGACGACATTTTGTAAGGAGAAAATGTCTTCCGTTTTATGATTGTACTGTTCAGCCCATATTGGTGTATCATTTGATGCGTCAATCAATTGAATATTCAATAAAACCTGATTATTAAAGCGTTGCCCGCTTCCTTCAATCAAGTAATTGACATTAAGTTCTTCCGCTATTTCTGAGATGGTCTTATCGGTATTTCTATATTTTTCTACAGAGGTCCTACTTATTACTCGGAGATCTTCTATCTTTTGCAAATTGTTTAGTGTCGACTCCATAAGTCCGTTCACAAAATACAGATTATTCGAATCGCTACTCATATTCTTAAACGGCAATACGGCTATAGATTTTCTAAAGTAAACATCTTCTTTACCGGAATTGGGCGTTTCTTTTTGGAAAAACAAGAATGCTACTAGGGTTAAAACCGAAGCAAATACTAATATTATTTGAGCTCTGTACTGTAGAAAAAAACCTTTTTTATTAACTTCAATAGGTTCTGCGGTTTGCTTATCTTCTTGTATTAATTCTGTTTGTTCACCTATTTTTTTTCTAGCCTCGCCTGGCGAATACCCATAATAGTCTCTAAAGCACTTAATGAAATAAGAGTTATTACTAAATCCAACCTGATGCGATATTTCAGAAACAGTAAGTTCCGTTTCTTCTAACAGCGTCATCCCTTTTTGAAGCCGAACTTCACGAATAAATTGACTAGCACTAAGTTGAGTTTGTTTCTTAATCTTTCTCAACAAGTTTGATCTACTCATATTCATGAGGTCAGCCAATTCTGAAACCCCAAATTGCTCATTAGAGATATGCTCTAAAATAAGTGCCTCAGCTTGCTCAATAAATTTTCCTTGATGTGAGATGTCAGTCATGTTGTTTCAAATTTAGAAATTTTTATTTAAACAACGTGCCGCTTCAAGTTTAAAGTGCCTTGTTAAAAAATGGTTACTTGCGTCATAATTTACACTTCTGCGTCATAATTTTCAACCTCACATCAAACTTGATACAATTGGCTTCATGCCGATTATCAGGCAACTAGCTTAGTGTCGCATCTTTGTAGAAACAAAAATCAAGTTGTTGATCATTAAAAATTTAAATCATGAAAACACTTAAAATTACATCAATTAGAAAGGCCGTTCAGATGTTATGCTTTAGCCTTTTATTAACTAGCTCATGCGCACAATCTGACAAGAAAACAAGCTCAGATAGTAATGTTAAAACAACAAAATCAGTAAACAAGCCTAATATAGATATTCATGGAGCTGTACTTACAGGAAATTTGGATGCCGTTAAGCAACATATTGAAGCTGGGACTGATATTAATCAAAAAGAACCTATGAGTGGATCTACACCTTTAATGTCTGCAGCCACTTTTAATAAACCTGAAATCGCTAAAGTACTTATCAATGCAAATACAGATTTGTCTGTAAAAAATAATGATGGCGGAACGGTTTTACATACGGCAGCATTCTTTGGACGTATAGAAATTGTACAGTTACTAATTGATGCAAAAGCAGATAAAACCATTCGTAATAATTTTGGAGCTACACCTAGGGAAATTGTTATGGTAGATTTCGATCAAATGAAACCTATTTATGAAATGCTAATTCAACAATTAAAACCAATGGGATTTACATTAGATCTCAATGAACTACAAAAAGCGCGTCCTGTTGTTGCAATGATGCTACAATAAATAACAACTACGATGACCACAGAAAGAAGATACGATATTGATTGGCTAAGAGTCATTGCTATAGGTTTATTACTTATTTACCACATAGCGATTATATTCCAACCATGGGCCATGTTTATAGGTTTTATAAGAAGTGACGATGCTTTAGTAGTGCTTTGGAAACCGATGACCATGCTCAATGTCTGGCGGATACCTCTACTGTTTTTTATCTCTGGAATGGGCTTGTATTTTGCAATGAAAAAAAGAAACTGGAAGCAATTGTTCTTAGAGCGAGCTAAACGAATTTTCTTGCCCTTTGTGTTCGGAATTTTGGCTATCACACCATTACATTTTTTAATTTTTCAGAACTACTACAATATGCCATTGAGTTATTTTCCGCACATGGGACACTTATGGTTTTTAGGAAACATTGTTGTCTATGTTGTAGTGTTGTCACCTGTTTTATTCTACTTGAAGAATAACGAAAAATGGAAATTTAGGAAAGCCATTTCAAAAGTGATGACCTATGCCATAGGACCATTATCTATATCAGTATTTTTTATGTTAGAAGTAGGTTTTGTTAAACCACAGCTATTTGAACTGTACGCTAAAACCTGGCATGGCTTTTTTATCGGGTTTTTGGCTTTCTTTTTTGGTTTTCTTTTTGTGTATAGCGGTAAAGCATTCTGGCAAACCGTTTCAAAATGGAAATGGTTATATATCGGCTTGGCCACAATCCTCTTCCTAATTCGTTTCACTGGATTTGAGTCATTATCAAATATGTATGTAACCACCATAGAATCTAATGTTTGGATATTGGGTTTATTCGGAATAGGATATAGCTACTTTAATAAACCAAGTGCATTACTAAGCTATTTAAGTGCAGCTGTTTATCCTGTTTATATTATTCACATGTTTGTATTATATGCAGGTGTATTACTCATTCTGCCTTTAGATCTTCATCCTATGCTAGAATTTATAGGAATCACTCTATTTACGTTTATAGTCTGTTTTCTTATTTATGAATTTATCCTCAGACGCATTAATATTTTAAGACCATTGTTTGGATTGAAATGGAAATTTAAAGGCGTAACACAGAAAAAATTAAAGCGTATTTAGAGCCCAATTCAACACGTTGTATTTCAATTTGATAAATCATTAAATCATAATAAAATTATTTAGAAAAAATAGATTAAGAATGATTACCAAAAATAAATTTGGAGCCTATTTAGCTTATGCCGCTGGATAAATTATTCTGGTTATAGTTGGAATCCTCATTGCATTAGAAATTAATGAACATTCAAATAGGGAGAAAAAATTAGAGTTGAGTAACTCTTACATTATTCAATTAAATGCGGAATGACTACAATAGCTCAAAATAGAGAATCATACCTCTAGGCCATTGAATCACTCAAAAAACTAAAAAATACGTTTACTGAATTACTAAATACAAATTAAAAAATGAAGACCGAAAAAAATAAATCAAATAAGAAAACACATCCATTTTGGAGCTTTTTCTGGCTTACTTTTCTGGTCCTTTCTCTTTGGTATGCGTGGTACTCATTTTATGCGCCATCAAATGATATTACTTGGACAAATGACATTGAATCCGCTAAAAAGCTTGCCAACAATTCGGATAAAAATATAATGGTATTCTTTACTGCGGAATGGTGTTCACCTTGTCGCATTATGAAACGTCAAGTTTTTGCAGATAGCGAAGTTATGACAGCTATTGATGCGGAAGTTGTACCAGTTGAAATTGACATGGATGACCCGAATAACGAACAACTTGTAAATCAATATAAAATCGGTGTTACACCGACAACCATTTTTATTGATCCCGAGGGAAAGGTGATTGATTACGCCGTTGGAAAAGTGGATAAAACAAAATTTCTTCAGATTCTTAAAAAAGTAGGCTTTCAGGAAAGTGATAAAACCAAATCTAGTATAACCAAACAACCCACTTTAGCTGATTATAGCTCGGGTGAAAAATGGGTATGGAAATATAAAGGTGTTACTACTGAAGGAGAGGTTCGCTCGGATGGAACAGATACACGGGAAGTCGTAAAATTTGGAGAGGTTCTAGGTATGACTATTGGTAAGGACACCATTCCTGTTAGCGATATTGTTAAACCAGATGTTAGCGAAACGCCGAAGTATGATTGGCCTCTTAAAGTGGGTAAAAAATGGAAATATGAAAACAATTGGACCAGTCAAGATGGAACAACGGGAAGCCAAAGTCAGAATGCCGAAGTATTATCGTACCGAGAGGAAACGGTAGAAGCGGGAACATTTATGGCTTATACAATTAAATATACTGGAAAAACCACCAATTCCAGAGGATATAATGCCGATGAAACAGAGGTTTGGTTATATGCCCCATCCGTAAAAAATTTCATAAAACTCACTCAAAATCAGGGTGATTTTCACTATGTGGAGGAATTAATCGAATATTCAAAATAAAAACAACCATTATATTAAAATAGAAATTATCAATCAATAATAATTCACAAATCAAAAAACGAACAATTATGAAATTAATTAAAAGTAATAAAGGAATTAGACTTGCAATAGGCATCGTTTTAGGAGTATTATTAGGCTTATTAACCTCAAACATAGCTTTGTGGCTTCCTATAGGAATTGCTATTGGTGCAGCGTTAGAATACTCAAAAAAAATCTTGATGTATTAACCAACAATACAAAATAAATCATTAATCAAAAAACGAACAATTATGACATCAATAAAAATGAAAACACAAAAAATTATTCTATTACATAGATTCTATTATTAGCACTTATTTCAGAAAAAAATGAAACGATTAACCAAATTTATAGAAAAGAATATTTCAGGAAAAAAAGTTTTAGGTCTTTTTATCTTGACAAATGCTGTTTACACCTTTATGCTCACTGTTACAATTCCTAAAACATTGGAATTCTCTAACGGAATGAAATTACTGGATATGATGCCTACAGGATATGATTTGGATTATGTAAGTGAATTATTCAGTTTGCTTGGAGAAAATGGACGTTTGACATATCTAAACAACCAAATACCTTTGGATATGATTTACCCACTACTATTCGGACTTTCTTACTGTTTGCTTTTGGGTTATTTCTTAAAAAAATTGAACAAATTAAATTCCCCTTATAAATATCTCTGCCTAATACCTATAATTGCAGGAATTGCAGATTATTTAGAAAATTTTGGAATTATCAGAATGTTAAAAAGCTACCCTGATTTGACAGAGATTTCAGTAAATACGACTAGCTTATTTTCACTGATAAAAAGTATTTCGACAACTGCTTTTTTTATAGTCTTGGTAGTAATGCTAATTATACTTGGAATTAAATTAATGAAAAGGAATAAAACAAGTGCTAATAATGTGTAACCGCAATTACGGCGGATTCGA
Encoded here:
- a CDS encoding helix-turn-helix domain-containing protein produces the protein MTDISHQGKFIEQAEALILEHISNEQFGVSELADLMNMSRSNLLRKIKKQTQLSASQFIREVRLQKGMTLLEETELTVSEISHQVGFSNNSYFIKCFRDYYGYSPGEARKKIGEQTELIQEDKQTAEPIEVNKKGFFLQYRAQIILVFASVLTLVAFLFFQKETPNSGKEDVYFRKSIAVLPFKNMSSDSNNLYFVNGLMESTLNNLQKIEDLRVISRTSVEKYRNTDKTISEIAEELNVNYLIEGSGQRFNNQVLLNIQLIDASNDTPIWAEQYNHKTEDIFSLQNVVAKKITEAIKATVTPAELQQIDKKPTENLLAYDYYLKGLDRLQEETKEGLEAAIILFEKAIDQDHEFALAYSDIAIAYYYLDLNQAEKKHTDIINNNADKALLYDSRSAKSLIAKALYYINVNEYRLAVPHLKKALEYNPNSSSVVQILADLYSRAIPDTGKYLQYALKGLQLDIETNDSISKSYMYLALSNAFVQNGFTNEAKKYIDLSLDNNPENYYAPFLNVFIQYAQHQNIERATNALENEWKKDTTRLDIMQEVGKFYYFQEKYDRAFYYYDKFVKIKENNGLSMYPQENLKIGLVYDKMGLHESAEDFYKAYAEYCKNDQSIYQPASLAMKYLHEENPNLAIEQLKLFATKNNYQYWVLLFLEEDPLMKTLKSHPAYDEVIQKIRDRFWENHNELKKSLKDKNLL
- a CDS encoding ankyrin repeat domain-containing protein, whose protein sequence is MKTLKITSIRKAVQMLCFSLLLTSSCAQSDKKTSSDSNVKTTKSVNKPNIDIHGAVLTGNLDAVKQHIEAGTDINQKEPMSGSTPLMSAATFNKPEIAKVLINANTDLSVKNNDGGTVLHTAAFFGRIEIVQLLIDAKADKTIRNNFGATPREIVMVDFDQMKPIYEMLIQQLKPMGFTLDLNELQKARPVVAMMLQ
- a CDS encoding acyltransferase family protein; this encodes MTTERRYDIDWLRVIAIGLLLIYHIAIIFQPWAMFIGFIRSDDALVVLWKPMTMLNVWRIPLLFFISGMGLYFAMKKRNWKQLFLERAKRIFLPFVFGILAITPLHFLIFQNYYNMPLSYFPHMGHLWFLGNIVVYVVVLSPVLFYLKNNEKWKFRKAISKVMTYAIGPLSISVFFMLEVGFVKPQLFELYAKTWHGFFIGFLAFFFGFLFVYSGKAFWQTVSKWKWLYIGLATILFLIRFTGFESLSNMYVTTIESNVWILGLFGIGYSYFNKPSALLSYLSAAVYPVYIIHMFVLYAGVLLILPLDLHPMLEFIGITLFTFIVCFLIYEFILRRINILRPLFGLKWKFKGVTQKKLKRI
- a CDS encoding thioredoxin family protein, encoding MKTEKNKSNKKTHPFWSFFWLTFLVLSLWYAWYSFYAPSNDITWTNDIESAKKLANNSDKNIMVFFTAEWCSPCRIMKRQVFADSEVMTAIDAEVVPVEIDMDDPNNEQLVNQYKIGVTPTTIFIDPEGKVIDYAVGKVDKTKFLQILKKVGFQESDKTKSSITKQPTLADYSSGEKWVWKYKGVTTEGEVRSDGTDTREVVKFGEVLGMTIGKDTIPVSDIVKPDVSETPKYDWPLKVGKKWKYENNWTSQDGTTGSQSQNAEVLSYREETVEAGTFMAYTIKYTGKTTNSRGYNADETEVWLYAPSVKNFIKLTQNQGDFHYVEELIEYSK